The genomic DNA GCTACCATATGTAGTCTCTTTGTGTAAAACTCTACTTTCCAAATTAGGAAAGGCTTTGCCTAAACCTGAATGTCACCATATCCAATATTCCAAACACCTTTCAGTTCAAGagtttttgtgtttaaaccCTGAATGGCCTAATTACAAGGAGAAGTGCAAGAGAGTCAAACGAAtgaatccaaaaaaattttcaaaatgatgtggcgagggtttttaaattaaaaaaatgcaattctctctttcttatttgCTACTCAAGGTTTGTCACGtcagtttagaaatttttttgggttcatttgtttggctccctagcactttCCATCACAAGTGTTGAAACTTTGTTAGGGCCATTTGTGAAACTGACCAAAATGCCATTGCATGCAAGTTTGTactattttgatattttcaacaACCTATTTCGTCAAACGACATACCCAACATTaagcaaacttaaaaattacACATATTTGGTTTTGCACATTATAATCACATTCTTGGTCATTTccttatattaattattttaagcgTTTGCAAAACTCTTATCCGTGATCAcgatcttatttatttattttatttggaaaaattgCTAATATAGTTGCATTCTCAAAATCATAATCAACAAGTATTTAGAGCACTCAGCTCTGAAGCACAGATCTCACGTAACACGTCAGGGAAATCAGAGCTCCACGTTCTATCCAAAGGTTGAGCCGTTGCCATCTTAGCCACCTTTTGGGTAGCCTGATTTGCTTCTCGTTTCACGTAGGCCATCGTCCAGCTGTTGAAATGTTGGAGAGCAAAACGAACATCTTCCACTAGGTGACCAATGCGGCTCCAGCCTGGATCATCAGCCATTACTGCTTCAAGTACCATCTTCACATCCCCTTCAAGATTGATCCGCAAGAAACCCCTGTCCCTAGCTAATTGAAG from Corylus avellana chromosome ca6, CavTom2PMs-1.0 includes the following:
- the LOC132185133 gene encoding uncharacterized protein LOC132185133, which produces MGRTGLGPVIRNHQGELLAAMSVTRIGLLDPAAVEALATSMALQLARDRGFLRINLEGDVKMVLEAVMADDPGWSRIGHLVEDVRFALQHFNSWTMAYVKREANQATQKVAKMATAQPLDRTWSSDFPDVLREICASELSALNTC